Proteins from one Pongo abelii isolate AG06213 chromosome 7, NHGRI_mPonAbe1-v2.0_pri, whole genome shotgun sequence genomic window:
- the LOC100458921 gene encoding transcription factor BTF3-like: protein MKETIMNQEKLAKLQTKVPTGGTAHRRKVVNRTATADDKKRQFSLKKLEISGIEEVNMFTNQVTVIHFNNPKVQASLAVNTFTITGYTETKQLTEMLPRILNQLGAGSLTSLRRLAEALSKQSVGGKAPLTTGEDDDDEVPDLVENLDEAFKNEAN from the coding sequence ATGAAAGAAACAATCATGAATCAGGAAAAACTCGCCAAACTGCAGACAAAAGTGCCCACTGGTGGAACTGCTCACAGAAGGAAGGTGGTTAACAGAACAGCCACAGCAGATGATAAAAAACGTCAGTTCTCCTTAAAGAAGTTAGAAATCTCTGGCATTGAAGAGGTGAATATGTTTACAAACCAAGTAACAGTGATCCACTTTAACAACCCTAAAGTTCAGGCATCTCTGGCAGTGAACACTTTCACCATTACAGGCTATACTGAGACAAAGCAGCTGACAGAAATGCTACCCAGAATCTTAAACCAGCTTGGTGCAGGCAGTCTGACTAGTTTAAGGAGACTGGCTGAAGCACTGTCCAAACAATCTGTGGGTGGAAAAGCACCACTTACTACTggagaggatgatgatgatgaagttcCAGATCTTGTGGAGAATTTGGATGAGGCTTTCAAGAATGAGGCAAACTGA